The region GTGTATTTGAGTGGATTTACTATTTCGTGTATGGACTGTCCTTTGAGCAGTTGTGAGAAGCTGTGTCCAGCTGAATTGACTACATCAAGGTGTGCTCCGTGCTCCAGCAATGTGCGAACTAGTGCAGGAGGGCACGGTCTCGTCATAGCGGCCAGGTGAAGGGGCGTGTTCCCACTCTCGTCCCGGGAGTCCACATCTGCTCCCACAGTCAAGAGGACATCCGCCAGGTGGGGCGACGGAAACTGGCATGCCGGGTAGCGCCCCACTAGTGCGGCATCCCTGGAACACGCCAGGTGGAGGGCGGTGCACCCCAGACGCGTGTGGACGTCTTGCTTAACAAGTCTGTACACGATGCAGTGAACCCTGTGACGCTGCTCGTTGGAGAGGTCGGGCAGCAGCTTGGTGAGCAGGCACGCGAGATGCAGGGAGATGACGAGTACACGGTGGAGATACGTTGCATCGCGCTCGCCGGCCGGGATCTTTTCTAGCATCTCCACGCCTGCTTCCACCTCACATACAGACTTCTTGAAGACTGTCACCAAGTCTGTGAAAGTGACAGGTGGTACGCGTCTCCCTCGAGTTGATGTGCGGCCCTGCTCACCCATCATGAAGGAGAAGAGCTCGGTGAAGGAGAAGAGGGAGCTCTGAGTCATAGGATTGAGAGGTTCCAGCATGCTCTGCTGCATGTCTAGCGCGTAGTTCCACAGAGCAACACAGCGGTTGAACTTGCCGGCATCGGCGTACACTGCCCCACGATAGCGAATATAATAGGATGTGTCAGGGTGCGCAGGTCCTAGAATGCGCTCACGTATCACTAGGGCCTGCATTCTCATCTCGTCTGGGTCTGCCAGTAAGTCCTCGAGACCTTCGAGATCTCTGATTTCCCTAGCATGGTCATATGCTGCCACTGTGGTGACCTGCATAGGCTTAGGCAGGTGTGGAGATCCTATGCGATACCTGGAAACAATTTGCACTTTAACCAGCAAACTCAATgcattgaaacacattacagtTAACCATGTATTCATAATAAAGTGCAGTTAAGAAATGTATTATATAAGTGTAAACTACTAACATTTCACTTAATTgcatttacatttttacatttatatagttcatataaaaataataatcgaggattgtttttacaaaacttgctaactgcaaaattttcaaaattgagattttagtggattcgttaacataaagcaggcctctacacgatgcTAAAGTTATCttattaaaattgaattatttctcttcattgtagtgtgtcaaagtgcgATGGTTGCAACTATAACCTACTTATCTCCATTCAGTAtttgtgtctcctgtaaaatttagttttttcagtcaccaagttttgcaaaaacggtcttcAATTACTCATGTCTAATAGAAGAAATTAaccatcttagaatataattgAATTTTAGTTCTTTTGACTTAGATTATGTATGTTTCTGCACCTGGTACTGCACAACGTGTTAGCAGAGTGGATGTGACGAAAGAGGATGAGATTTATGATTGGAGCTTGGCCTGTAATAGTCGGAGAGGTATGGCAGGGTTACAAGCATGAGATAGGAGAGAAATGTAACTGAACACGAAGTAAAAATTACCACGTCTTTGCTCCATTCTGGCAGTTATAACTCGACAGAGCTACACATGCGTTTGACCACTCAAATTGATGTTTACAGACTAAtttacaatcaatcaatcaatccaatcaatcaatcaatcaatcttcttaatgtatccagctgtttgctgacaacataaagtccactatattCCACTGTAgtttttcagttcttgtttttcatgagaaatgaagggCAGCTAcaacataatgaaaaaaaaaaaaaaaaaaaagaggagaaaaattaggacttaatttcaaaatgttgaaacattaaaaaaaatcaaaatcctACAAGATTCGGTAGTGGTAAGAAATAGGGCAGAATGAGGGGCCACTCAGCTGTGTCAAGTGAGAACACTGCAAAGAGGCCGACAGATTATTAAGTTAATGGCAACAATTTCAATTTTGCAAACAGTTGAGACAAATGACAGAGCTATGGCGACAGAATCCATGTTTACGTCAATTTCAATCCAAACTAATTCCCATCTAGTTGAACGAACATAGtaagataaattatttaatttacttgaaAACTACATGTA is a window of Periplaneta americana isolate PAMFEO1 chromosome 12, P.americana_PAMFEO1_priV1, whole genome shotgun sequence DNA encoding:
- the LOC138710347 gene encoding protein fem-1 homolog CG6966, with amino-acid sequence MMQEMDFKNVIYNAARDGKLRRLKVFLDHRTKEEVLMLVAAKTNGATPLVMACRNGHYDVAEYLIEQCKADIEQPGSVVFDGETIEGAPPLWCAAAAGHLPVVRLLVRNGASVNSTTRTNSTPLRAACFDGHFEIVKFLVDHGADIEVANRHGHTCLMIACYKGHFRIAKFLLSLDANVNRKSVKGNTALHDCAESGSLEILKLLIEHGAKMDVDSYGMTPLLAASVTGHTHIVEYLIKLPDLVSRTERVDALELLGATYVDKKRDMIGALELWKRAMDDRYRIGSPHLPKPMQVTTVAAYDHAREIRDLEGLEDLLADPDEMRMQALVIRERILGPAHPDTSYYIRYRGAVYADAGKFNRCVALWNYALDMQQSMLEPLNPMTQSSLFSFTELFSFMMGEQGRTSTRGRRVPPVTFTDLVTVFKKSVCEVEAGVEMLEKIPAGERDATYLHRVLVISLHLACLLTKLLPDLSNEQRHRVHCIVYRLVKQDVHTRLGCTALHLACSRDAALVGRYPACQFPSPHLADVLLTVGADVDSRDESGNTPLHLAAMTRPCPPALVRTLLEHGAHLDVVNSAGHSFSQLLKGQSIHEIVNPLKYTTLSCLAARAIVKHKISYKGIIPVTLETFIEQH